The proteins below come from a single Marinifilum sp. JC120 genomic window:
- a CDS encoding radical SAM protein, which yields MDISFDVVETESLCPICLKKIPARRVTENGESRIVKDCPDHGQFSTPFWRGEPAIQGWSRPKIPSTPPVMDTTESKGCPFDCGLCPDHNQHTCTTLVEITWRCDLKCKVCFASAGQKVPADPTVPELDQLLKKVRNTAGPCNLQLSGGEPAVRDDLPRIAGLAKKHGFPFVQVNTNGVRVAREHGLAKRWAAGGVDSAFLQFDGTSDHIYKTIRGRSLLEEKIKAIENLTAAGIGVVLVPTIVPGVNDEDIGEILKLAVSYTPGVRGVHFQPVSYFGRYPSQPSDDMRITLPEIMTALEEQSEHLVHRDDFMPPGCEHSLCSFHANYLVMEDGSMKKLSAKKDGCCTPKPASEGADKSKAFVRRQWAAPEAGCECKEPQDDLDRFLTRAKTHIFALSGMAFQDAWTLDLDRLKGCCIHVAAPDGRLIPFCAYNLTAMDGSTLYRRMIDD from the coding sequence ATGGATATTAGTTTTGATGTGGTTGAAACAGAATCCCTTTGCCCTATCTGTTTGAAGAAAATCCCGGCCCGCAGGGTCACGGAAAACGGCGAAAGCCGCATTGTGAAGGACTGCCCGGATCACGGACAATTCAGTACTCCTTTCTGGCGCGGAGAACCGGCAATTCAAGGCTGGTCACGCCCCAAAATCCCTTCCACTCCCCCGGTGATGGATACTACTGAAAGCAAAGGATGCCCTTTTGATTGCGGCCTCTGCCCGGACCATAATCAGCACACCTGCACCACACTGGTGGAGATCACTTGGCGTTGCGACCTGAAATGCAAGGTCTGCTTCGCCTCAGCAGGACAGAAAGTCCCGGCAGATCCCACTGTTCCTGAGCTTGATCAGCTACTTAAAAAAGTCCGCAACACCGCCGGACCGTGCAACCTGCAACTTTCCGGCGGGGAACCTGCGGTACGCGACGACCTGCCGCGAATTGCCGGACTGGCCAAAAAACACGGATTTCCTTTTGTGCAAGTCAACACCAACGGGGTGCGAGTCGCCCGCGAACACGGGCTTGCCAAACGCTGGGCCGCCGGTGGGGTGGATTCCGCTTTCCTGCAATTCGACGGCACCTCTGACCATATTTACAAAACCATCAGGGGCCGTAGCCTGCTGGAAGAAAAGATCAAAGCAATTGAAAACCTCACTGCGGCGGGGATCGGGGTAGTGCTTGTACCTACCATTGTTCCCGGTGTGAATGACGAAGACATCGGGGAAATCCTGAAGCTGGCTGTATCCTATACACCGGGTGTACGCGGAGTGCACTTCCAGCCGGTAAGCTACTTCGGGCGCTACCCCTCCCAGCCTTCAGATGACATGCGCATCACCCTGCCGGAAATCATGACCGCCTTGGAAGAACAGAGCGAACATCTGGTTCACCGGGATGACTTCATGCCTCCGGGCTGTGAACATTCCCTGTGCTCCTTCCACGCTAATTATCTGGTCATGGAAGACGGCAGCATGAAAAAGCTTTCCGCTAAAAAAGATGGTTGCTGTACACCTAAACCTGCCTCCGAAGGAGCAGACAAATCCAAAGCTTTTGTACGTCGCCAATGGGCTGCTCCCGAAGCAGGCTGCGAGTGCAAAGAACCGCAGGACGACCTTGACCGTTTCCTGACCAGAGCCAAAACGCACATTTTTGCCCTTTCCGGAATGGCATTTCAGGATGCATGGACACTTGACCTTGACCGCTTAAAAGGGTGTTGTATCCATGTTGCCGCTCCTGACGGCAGACTGATTCCTTTCTGTGCCTACAATTTGACCGCCATGGACGGTTCAACCCTGTACAGGAGAATGATTGATGACTGA
- a CDS encoding class I SAM-dependent methyltransferase: MKGTPLWEKSVLRDAAGNTLRPGGFTLTDRAVALSGLPANARVLDVGCGLGATVEHLRIKHSLNACGMDCSSLQLAEAPAGLPLTQGNGSNLPFADSCFDAIFCECVLSLMPDKEQTIKEFKRVLTDDGKLIISDLYRRGSGQIQCLDGSCANSPLYLGRIEQILKQQGMHITAIEDYSRLLVELAAKLVFAGEKNPAAGQNCCDRPGYMLLIAEF, encoded by the coding sequence ATGAAAGGAACCCCGCTTTGGGAAAAATCCGTTCTGCGCGATGCTGCCGGAAACACCTTACGCCCCGGAGGATTCACTCTCACTGATCGAGCAGTAGCTCTAAGCGGACTCCCCGCAAACGCACGGGTATTGGATGTGGGCTGCGGGCTGGGCGCAACAGTTGAACATCTGCGCATAAAACACAGCCTGAACGCCTGCGGTATGGATTGTTCAAGTCTTCAGCTTGCAGAGGCTCCGGCAGGTCTGCCACTAACTCAGGGAAACGGGTCAAACCTGCCCTTTGCAGACTCCTGCTTTGACGCGATATTTTGCGAATGTGTGCTCTCGCTCATGCCGGACAAGGAGCAGACCATCAAAGAATTTAAGCGGGTACTCACAGACGATGGTAAGCTGATCATAAGCGACCTTTACCGTCGTGGCAGTGGACAAATTCAATGTCTGGATGGTTCCTGCGCCAATTCTCCGCTCTATCTCGGGCGGATTGAGCAAATTTTAAAGCAGCAGGGTATGCACATAACTGCCATAGAGGATTATTCCAGGCTATTGGTGGAACTAGCTGCCAAGTTGGTCTTTGCCGGGGAAAAAAATCCCGCTGCCGGGCAGAATTGCTGTGATCGCCCCGGCTATATGTTGTTGATAGCTGAATTTTAG
- a CDS encoding C_GCAxxG_C_C family protein: MTDTDLRIMQLNGAGYCCAQIMIILCLDNLQQDNPDLVRAAQGLCMGMGDCSGTCGILSGGLCALGLYAGKGTDVETAEDNYPLLVENFREWFKNRTTAEFGGISCADILDGECGAPRADRCGVLLGEAYAELINILLDNGYDPAQGRDETDGY, encoded by the coding sequence ATGACCGATACAGACCTTAGAATAATGCAACTTAACGGTGCAGGATATTGCTGCGCTCAAATTATGATCATCCTTTGCCTAGATAATTTGCAACAGGACAACCCAGATCTGGTGCGCGCCGCACAGGGGCTATGCATGGGCATGGGAGACTGTTCTGGAACGTGCGGAATTTTAAGCGGCGGACTCTGTGCGCTAGGACTTTACGCTGGCAAGGGTACGGATGTGGAAACAGCCGAAGACAACTATCCCCTGCTGGTAGAAAATTTTCGAGAATGGTTCAAAAATAGAACTACCGCTGAATTCGGCGGCATAAGCTGCGCTGATATTTTGGATGGAGAATGCGGTGCGCCCCGCGCAGACCGTTGCGGCGTACTGCTTGGAGAAGCATACGCAGAGCTGATCAATATTTTGCTGGATAACGGTTATGACCCGGCACAGGGAAGGGATGAGACTGATGGATATTAG
- a CDS encoding DNA-binding protein encodes MGTLKVLDEDFSSWQCATCSKPLHPSPVELEYLDSRFKVELPSCPDCGFVLIPEELALGKMAEVERMLEDK; translated from the coding sequence ATGGGAACACTAAAAGTTCTGGATGAAGATTTTTCTTCTTGGCAATGTGCAACATGTAGCAAACCACTACACCCCTCCCCAGTTGAACTGGAATATCTGGACAGCAGATTCAAAGTAGAATTGCCCAGCTGCCCTGATTGCGGATTCGTACTCATCCCGGAAGAACTGGCACTAGGCAAAATGGCCGAAGTAGAGAGGATGCTGGAGGATAAATAA